A region from the Bdellovibrio bacteriovorus genome encodes:
- a CDS encoding phosphatidate cytidylyltransferase yields the protein MDFFDFSFPIRISMPTAWESHIYRQTVLIVLSIIFVSGAITFFFRNKNYYFVQSWASIKSWLVAAPLMFIVMGLPEPWPLVFLTALAILGAKIFFQIMGMFHRSNFVLLCYAGIIGLGICAWYDRIDIYNSMPMIVLGASCLVPLIRNSYKRMIQYMSLTLLAFIFLGWSFMHLGLILKFPNGVYQVMYLVILTEFCDNTNLAVGRYIGGWRMFPGINPRRTVGSTATSILLTLFLAGSMRFLLPDGSDKYWLASGLVASLGGFVGDLVMTVVRRDAGMKTVGPFIIGRGDFLHRVDRLIFVAPIYYYVMTVIL from the coding sequence TTTTGATTTTAGTTTTCCCATTCGCATCTCTATGCCCACAGCGTGGGAAAGTCATATTTATCGCCAAACAGTTTTGATCGTTCTTTCTATCATCTTTGTTTCCGGTGCTATCACGTTCTTCTTCCGCAATAAGAACTATTACTTTGTTCAATCCTGGGCGAGCATTAAGAGCTGGTTGGTTGCAGCTCCTTTGATGTTTATTGTGATGGGTCTGCCTGAGCCTTGGCCGTTGGTGTTCTTGACGGCGCTGGCGATTTTGGGTGCCAAGATTTTCTTTCAGATCATGGGGATGTTCCATCGCAGTAATTTCGTCCTGCTTTGTTATGCGGGCATTATTGGATTGGGAATCTGCGCATGGTACGACCGTATTGATATTTACAACTCCATGCCGATGATCGTGCTGGGAGCCAGCTGTCTTGTCCCGTTGATTCGCAATTCTTATAAACGCATGATTCAGTACATGTCTTTGACTTTGCTGGCCTTCATCTTCTTAGGTTGGTCATTCATGCACTTGGGACTGATTCTGAAATTCCCGAATGGCGTTTACCAAGTGATGTATCTTGTGATCCTGACAGAGTTCTGTGACAACACAAACTTAGCTGTGGGTCGCTACATTGGCGGTTGGAGAATGTTCCCTGGAATCAATCCACGTCGTACCGTAGGCAGTACCGCGACGTCGATCCTTCTGACTTTATTCCTTGCAGGCTCGATGCGTTTCTTACTGCCGGACGGATCTGACAAGTATTGGTTGGCTTCAGGCCTGGTCGCTTCTTTAGGAGGCTTCGTGGGGGATCTTGTGATGACAGTGGTTCGTCGTGATGCCGGAATGAAAACAGTGGGCCCTTTCATTATCGGTCGCGGAGATTTCTTACATCGCGTGGACAGACTGATCTTCGTCGCACCTATTTACTATTACGTGATGACGGTCATTCTATGA
- a CDS encoding lysophospholipid acyltransferase family protein, producing MKDWNYENEQWTKLPTYLKHLPLFTRHIDMFSVFMRFLWSIFLKNVAFKFYIRLQVKGTPFKEIYRTQPKLIIISNHASHLDAVSIAASIPRRYWLNLYIAAAKDYFFTNALFTFFSKHCLGAIPIDRKDRRGEAINLILKLLTELPRMWLIIFPEGTRSKDGKIQEFKRGVSIFSERTQTPLLFTYLEGNMELWPKGQPIPLPGKLVLHVGPVHPPGPIQQVYAAYKQWVLTINPNAFHAATTSEGEGEAKDDSEQV from the coding sequence ATGAAGGATTGGAACTACGAAAATGAGCAGTGGACCAAGCTGCCGACTTACTTAAAACACCTCCCGCTGTTCACGCGTCACATCGACATGTTCAGCGTGTTCATGCGTTTTCTGTGGTCGATCTTTCTTAAAAACGTGGCCTTTAAGTTTTACATTCGCCTTCAAGTAAAGGGCACGCCATTTAAAGAAATCTATCGCACACAACCGAAGCTTATTATTATCAGCAATCACGCCAGCCACTTGGATGCGGTTTCTATTGCGGCGTCCATTCCGCGTCGCTACTGGTTGAATCTTTATATCGCAGCGGCAAAGGACTATTTCTTTACCAACGCCCTTTTCACCTTCTTTTCTAAACACTGCTTGGGAGCCATCCCCATTGATCGCAAAGACCGTCGCGGTGAAGCCATCAATTTGATTTTGAAGCTTTTGACAGAGCTTCCGCGCATGTGGTTGATCATTTTTCCGGAAGGAACCCGCTCTAAAGACGGAAAAATTCAGGAATTCAAACGAGGCGTTTCCATCTTTTCAGAACGCACACAAACGCCGCTTTTATTCACATATCTAGAAGGCAATATGGAGCTATGGCCTAAAGGGCAGCCCATTCCTCTTCCAGGAAAACTGGTTTTGCACGTTGGTCCGGTTCATCCCCCCGGCCCGATTCAGCAGGTGTATGCTGCTTATAAGCAGTGGGTGCTGACGATCAATCCAAACGCATTCCATGCTGCGACCACAAGCGAAGGCGAAGGAGAAGCAAAAGATGACTCCGAACAAGTCTGA
- a CDS encoding MBL fold metallo-hydrolase: MTPNKSDIEKTSLKIGPYQICPIPTGEFGLDGGAMFGTVPKVLWERSNPPDEKNRIPMEARGLLLKSQGLNILIDTGNGLGKDFVAKYGEKLGTKFAEMYNIDDSGPSLLKSLNSFGLKPEDIHHVILTHLHFDHAGGATTEKDGKLVPTFPKAQYWIQKGNLETASKPNLRERASYYPANFQPLMDAGVLNILDGEKEILPGVSVLLSHGHTQAQQMVKVTDGNATLLYCGDVVPTSSHVKIPWLMGYDLHPLTLMEEKQKYLSQAADQKWYLFFEHDPYCDAAVIERNGHDFAVQKRFLL; the protein is encoded by the coding sequence ATGACTCCGAACAAGTCTGATATCGAAAAGACATCATTGAAAATTGGCCCCTATCAAATCTGCCCTATTCCGACCGGTGAATTCGGCTTAGATGGTGGCGCTATGTTTGGGACAGTTCCCAAAGTATTGTGGGAACGTTCAAATCCGCCGGATGAAAAAAATCGCATTCCCATGGAAGCTCGAGGGCTTTTACTTAAGTCCCAAGGCCTGAATATTTTGATCGATACCGGCAACGGCCTAGGGAAAGACTTCGTCGCAAAATACGGAGAGAAATTAGGAACGAAGTTTGCCGAGATGTACAACATCGACGACAGCGGCCCTTCTCTTTTAAAATCCCTGAACAGTTTTGGTTTGAAACCTGAAGACATTCATCACGTGATTCTGACTCACCTGCATTTTGATCATGCCGGTGGTGCGACGACAGAAAAAGACGGAAAGCTTGTTCCCACTTTTCCCAAAGCTCAATACTGGATTCAAAAAGGCAATTTAGAAACGGCCAGCAAGCCCAATCTTCGCGAGCGTGCCAGTTATTATCCAGCAAACTTCCAACCACTTATGGACGCTGGTGTTTTAAATATCTTAGACGGAGAAAAAGAAATTCTTCCTGGAGTTTCGGTCCTTCTTTCTCACGGTCACACCCAAGCTCAACAAATGGTGAAAGTGACGGATGGAAATGCGACCTTGCTTTACTGTGGTGATGTCGTACCCACAAGCTCTCACGTGAAGATCCCTTGGTTGATGGGTTACGACTTACACCCGTTGACATTGATGGAAGAAAAACAAAAGTACCTAAGTCAGGCGGCGGATCAAAAATGGTATTTGTTTTTCGAGCATGATCCCTACTGTGACGCCGCCGTGATCGAGCGCAATGGTCACGATTTCGCCGTCCAAAAAAGATTTCTGCTTTAG
- a CDS encoding YihY/virulence factor BrkB family protein, which produces MRDGEIQLVAASLAFSTAIALVPFIAVVLATFQSIGGLEAFYPQVESLLLRNIREAAGSDVTKFIRIFLKNISAGKLGTTGAVLLFITSIRMLLDMEVGIHRVWNQKNTRPFYKRVIYQWGLILLIPVLLAVYVGFQSLEQFQFVHRVVPAFVSNSIVLVGSLFLIYKLVPTVYVKKSAAFISAVVAALVLYGVHKSYAALALKFFAYNKIYGSFAALPILLFWILTIWYVILAGVALCASLQKRHVA; this is translated from the coding sequence ATGCGCGACGGAGAAATCCAGCTTGTGGCGGCTTCATTGGCATTTTCAACGGCCATCGCCTTGGTTCCATTTATTGCCGTGGTGCTTGCGACTTTTCAATCTATCGGGGGCCTTGAAGCCTTTTATCCGCAAGTCGAGTCCCTGCTCTTAAGAAATATTCGCGAAGCTGCCGGCTCTGACGTCACAAAGTTCATTCGTATTTTTCTAAAAAACATCAGTGCCGGGAAATTGGGAACGACAGGAGCCGTGCTTCTTTTTATCACTTCGATCCGCATGCTTTTGGATATGGAAGTGGGCATTCACCGTGTTTGGAATCAAAAGAACACAAGACCTTTTTATAAACGCGTGATCTATCAGTGGGGTCTCATTCTTTTGATCCCGGTGTTACTTGCGGTGTATGTGGGATTCCAGTCTTTAGAACAATTTCAGTTCGTTCATCGCGTGGTGCCGGCGTTTGTTTCAAACTCTATTGTTTTGGTAGGCTCGTTATTTCTTATTTATAAACTTGTGCCGACGGTTTATGTGAAAAAGAGTGCCGCGTTTATTTCAGCGGTGGTTGCGGCCCTGGTCCTGTATGGCGTTCACAAAAGTTACGCAGCCTTGGCGTTGAAGTTTTTTGCTTACAATAAAATCTATGGTTCGTTTGCGGCCTTGCCTATCTTGCTGTTTTGGATTCTGACGATCTGGTACGTGATCTTAGCAGGCGTGGCTTTATGTGCGTCTCTTCAGAAACGTCACGTTGCTTAG
- a CDS encoding phospholipase D-like domain-containing protein: protein MTQKKIASDAALVTDNDYLNALLKLLDQAENEINILAYSFAIGSAAGKLNMNTAPYTIAEKIKELKRDKPELRIRLYIEGVRDTSDRNIVTAQFLKRAGIEVVYGKTHAKGFSVDGRYVLFGSTNLTHQSIVKNYETNLLIDNKAIAKEFNRYFEYLWQGGGHGGIELKPPMLADGDFKNVLVDMIHSAKKTLEFSIYFFDHKEIRDAFIEAHRRGVKIKGFAHHHTAFALSYVRRTRRTIERLQEEGIDSLYFAPGSFFTHSKYLIKDKEEVALGTGNWLVEDVEIHPQLYIHLKNKELAQQLSKHLAKQIAKQRDVSEETHIKPRLLRSRTRSSESKTAR from the coding sequence ATGACACAGAAAAAGATCGCCAGCGACGCTGCCTTGGTCACGGACAATGACTATCTCAACGCCCTTTTAAAACTTCTGGATCAAGCTGAAAACGAGATCAATATTCTGGCATATTCGTTTGCCATCGGAAGTGCCGCGGGAAAGCTGAACATGAATACAGCTCCCTACACAATTGCCGAAAAAATCAAAGAGCTGAAACGCGATAAGCCTGAGTTGCGCATTCGTCTTTATATTGAAGGCGTGCGTGACACCTCGGACAGAAACATCGTCACGGCGCAGTTCTTAAAAAGAGCCGGAATCGAAGTCGTGTATGGGAAAACTCACGCAAAAGGTTTTAGCGTGGATGGTCGTTACGTGCTCTTCGGCTCTACAAATCTCACGCACCAATCTATTGTTAAAAACTATGAGACAAATCTTCTTATCGACAACAAAGCCATCGCCAAAGAATTCAATCGCTACTTTGAATACCTATGGCAGGGTGGTGGGCATGGTGGCATTGAACTCAAGCCCCCGATGTTGGCCGACGGAGATTTCAAAAATGTTCTGGTCGATATGATTCACTCTGCAAAAAAGACCTTAGAGTTTTCAATTTATTTTTTTGATCATAAAGAGATTCGAGATGCCTTTATCGAAGCTCACCGTCGCGGAGTCAAAATCAAAGGTTTTGCTCACCATCACACCGCCTTCGCTTTAAGCTACGTCAGAAGAACCCGCCGAACTATCGAACGCTTGCAAGAAGAGGGGATCGACAGTCTTTACTTTGCTCCGGGCAGTTTCTTTACGCATTCGAAGTATTTGATCAAAGATAAGGAAGAAGTGGCTTTGGGGACGGGGAATTGGCTGGTTGAAGACGTTGAAATTCATCCGCAGCTTTATATTCATTTGAAAAATAAGGAACTGGCTCAACAGCTTTCAAAACACCTGGCAAAGCAAATAGCTAAGCAACGTGACGTTTCTGAAGAGACGCACATAAAGCCACGCCTGCTAAGATCACGTACCAGATCGTCAGAATCCAAAACAGCAAGATAG
- a CDS encoding bacteriohemerythrin, whose product MPQSFFQWDPVRLTTHVDAMDREHQKLIEIMNRLYEKNQAKASTTELKALVNELASWTVTHFEHEEKYFDTLEYAQANVHKKIHKDLLARLGTFKTEFEKSGVLTDAFFQFLKTWLSAHIMGIDVKYSEAKKKSAA is encoded by the coding sequence ATGCCACAATCATTTTTCCAATGGGACCCAGTACGTTTAACCACTCACGTCGATGCTATGGATCGCGAGCATCAGAAGCTGATTGAGATCATGAATCGCCTCTATGAAAAGAATCAGGCGAAAGCTTCGACGACAGAATTAAAAGCTCTTGTGAATGAGTTGGCCTCTTGGACGGTGACTCACTTTGAGCATGAAGAAAAATACTTTGATACGTTGGAGTATGCGCAAGCAAATGTGCATAAAAAAATCCACAAAGATCTTTTGGCACGCCTGGGCACTTTCAAAACAGAATTTGAAAAGAGTGGAGTTTTAACAGATGCCTTTTTCCAATTCTTGAAAACTTGGCTGAGCGCTCACATCATGGGAATTGATGTGAAGTATAGCGAAGCAAAAAAGAAATCCGCCGCTTAA
- a CDS encoding YceI family protein, whose protein sequence is MKFQVDPSHSTANFSIKHMMIAKVHGGFEKMSGTLEFDAANPAASKVEATIEAASINTREPQRDAHLKSADFFDVEKFPTITFKSKSVKVAGDGELKVLGDLTIHGVTKEVNLDVEGPTAEMKDPWGNIKVGVSATTKINRKDFGLTWNAALETGGILVGDDVTISLDVQFVKQA, encoded by the coding sequence ATGAAATTCCAAGTCGACCCTTCCCACTCAACAGCGAACTTCAGCATTAAACATATGATGATCGCCAAAGTTCACGGGGGCTTTGAAAAGATGTCTGGCACTTTAGAATTCGACGCTGCCAATCCGGCTGCTTCGAAAGTGGAAGCAACTATCGAAGCTGCAAGCATTAATACCCGCGAACCTCAAAGGGATGCACACTTAAAAAGCGCTGACTTCTTTGATGTTGAAAAATTCCCAACTATCACCTTCAAGTCAAAAAGCGTGAAGGTCGCTGGCGATGGAGAGTTGAAAGTTTTAGGAGACTTAACCATTCATGGAGTCACGAAAGAAGTGAACTTGGATGTGGAAGGCCCTACCGCAGAAATGAAAGATCCTTGGGGAAATATCAAGGTGGGTGTTTCTGCAACAACGAAGATCAATCGAAAAGACTTCGGACTGACCTGGAATGCCGCTTTAGAAACAGGTGGTATCTTAGTCGGTGACGACGTGACTATTTCGCTTGATGTGCAATTTGTAAAACAAGCTTAA
- a CDS encoding pirin family protein: MFELRKSNERGFADHGWLKSRHTFSFADYYDPEHMGFRALRVINEDRIDGGTGFGMHGHRDMEIISYVVKGALEHKDSKGNVAVIKPGDVQRMSAGAGVMHSEYNKAPDTETHFFQIWILPDRHGTEFGYGQKSFEEDLNSKDMVLVISKEGREGSISINQDADLYISRMKAGKNLEFKMRPSRHVWIQAIKGQINVNGQTLEIGDALKISQEQVLKMSANQDSEFMLFDLA; encoded by the coding sequence ATGTTTGAACTACGCAAATCTAACGAACGCGGTTTTGCTGATCATGGTTGGTTGAAATCACGCCATACTTTTTCCTTCGCAGACTACTATGATCCCGAACACATGGGTTTCAGAGCTTTGCGAGTGATCAACGAAGACCGCATTGATGGTGGGACTGGCTTTGGCATGCACGGACATCGCGATATGGAGATCATCTCTTACGTGGTCAAAGGAGCTTTGGAACACAAAGACTCCAAAGGCAATGTGGCGGTGATCAAACCTGGCGACGTGCAAAGAATGAGCGCCGGTGCCGGTGTCATGCACTCCGAGTACAATAAAGCTCCGGATACTGAGACTCACTTTTTCCAAATTTGGATTTTGCCAGATCGTCATGGCACTGAGTTTGGATATGGACAGAAATCTTTTGAAGAAGATTTAAATTCCAAAGACATGGTCTTAGTCATCTCTAAAGAGGGTCGTGAGGGCTCTATCAGCATTAATCAAGATGCCGATCTTTATATCTCACGAATGAAAGCCGGAAAGAATCTTGAATTTAAAATGCGTCCTTCAAGACATGTATGGATTCAAGCCATCAAAGGACAAATCAACGTGAACGGCCAGACTTTAGAAATCGGAGATGCTCTTAAAATCAGCCAAGAACAAGTCTTGAAAATGTCAGCAAACCAAGACTCAGAGTTTATGCTTTTTGATCTAGCTTAA